The Gadus macrocephalus chromosome 13, ASM3116895v1 genome includes a window with the following:
- the b4galnt1b gene encoding beta-1,4 N-acetylgalactosaminyltransferase 1, with amino-acid sequence MRSLRKTVLLAFLASVVLVLALLHSWPTRSYATVDVSQRPGSDKHLEDRLPDADPRSGDIPYRVREGVASLLARNGCVCEGKSAAVNLPFSQLLFPRVSASALHTAFQASELEALKERRAKEYHSFQTRTQSPADALLIAEANSPLQYPTQGVAVRPLRTILIPGLALHDIHKENYSLNITATLGTLNVAAEVEGVKVKGDGEMHMTLSSSLLPSLNRQLQFVSYTNTLFHPSTADALQLQTEGHQAAFIIKIGHGATPKLYNTGPKGEYNISALVTIATKTFLRYDKLQDLIDSVRKYYPTVTIAIADDSEHPQTVSGPYIEHYIMPFGKGWFAGRNLAVSQVTTKYVLWVDDDFIFSSSTKLEKLVDVLERTTLDLVGGAVREATGYTSTYRQTISIEPGQQEGDCLHMRRGFHHAIAGFPGCVVTDGVINFFLARTEKVQQVGFDPRLARVAHLEFFIDGLGSLHVGSCDDVIVNHATKIKLPWVGQSESDKTYAKFRYPPASSDAAHTKNGLLFFKNRLQCMTHN; translated from the exons ATGCGCTCTCTGAGGAAGACCGTGCTGCTGGCCTTCTTGGCgtcggtggtgctggtgctggcgcTGCTGCACTCCTGGCCCACGCGCTCCTACGCCACGGTGGACGTGTCCCAGCGCCCGGGCTCCGACAAGCACCTGGAGGACCGCCTCCCCGACGCCGACCCCCGGTCCGGGGACATCCCCTACCGCGTGAGGGAGGGCGTCGCCAG CCTGTTGGCCCGTAACGGCTGTGTCTGCGAGGGCAAGAGCGCCGCCGTCAACCTGCCCTTCTCCCAGCTGCTGTTCCCGCGGGTGTCGGCCTCGGCGCTGCACACCGCCTTCCAGGCCTCGGAGCTGGAGGCCCTGAAGGAGAGGCGGGCCAAGGAGTACCACAGCTTCCAGACGAG gacccAGAGCCCAGCGGACGCCCTTCTGATCGCTGAGGCCAACAGCCCCCTGCAGTACCCCACCCAGGGCGTGGCCGTGAGGCCCCTCAGAACCATCCTCATCCcag GTTTGGCCTTACATGACATCCATAAAGAAAACTACTCC CTGAACATCACGGCCACCTTGGGAACCCTGAACGTGGCCGCTGAGGTCGAGGGGGTAAAGGTCAAAGGGGATGGAGAGATGCACATGACCTTATCCAGTAGTCTTCTCCCCAGCCTGAATCGCCAGCTGCAGTTTGTGAGCTACACCAACACCCTGTTCCACCCCAGCACAGCCGACGCCC TGCAACTTCAAACAGAAGGACATCAAGCTGCCTTCATTATCAAGATCGGTCATGGAGCTACCCCCAAACTTTACAACACGGGCCCTAAAGGAG AATACAACATCAGCGCCCTTGTCACCATAGCCACCAAAACCTTCCTGCGTTACGATAAGCTCCAGGACCTCATCGACAGCGTGAGAAAATACTACCCTACCGTTACCATAGCGATCGCTGACGACAGCGAACACCCCCAAACTGTGTCCGGCCCCTACATCGAACATTACATCATGCCTTTCGGAAAG GGCTGGTTCGCGGGACGAAACCTGGCGGTCTCCCAGGTGACCACCAAGTACGTCCTGTGGGTGGACGACGACTTCATCTTCTCGTCCAGCACCAAGCTGGAGAAGCTGGTGGACGTGTTGGAGCGGACCACTCTGGACCTG GTGGGCGGGGCGGTGCGCGAGGCCACGGGCTACACCTCCACCTACAGGCAGACCATCTCCATCGAGCCGGGGCAGCAGGAGGGCGACTGCCTGCACATGAGGCGGGGCTTCCACCACGCCATCGCCGGCTTCCCGGGCTGCGTGGTCACCGACGGCGTCATCAACTTCTTCCTGGCCCGCACCGAGAAGGTGCAGCAGGTGGGCTTCGACCCCCGCCTGGCCCGCGTGGCACACCTGG AGTTCTTCATCGACGGCCTGGGCTCGCTCCACGTGGGCTCCTGTGACGACGTCATCGTCAACCACGCCACCAAGATCAAGCTCCCCTGggtcggccaatcagagagcgACAAGACGTACGCCAAGTTCCGCTACCCCCCGGCCTCTTCGGACGCCGCCCACACCAAGAACGGCCTGCTGTTCTTCAAGAACCGGCTCCAGTGCATGACGCACAACTAG